A genomic window from Brassica oleracea var. oleracea cultivar TO1000 chromosome C8, BOL, whole genome shotgun sequence includes:
- the LOC106310392 gene encoding transmembrane protein 18-like: MEEIRSAMEQQMDLMADLVQKLSGELRTGLQPAYANFIGFFHAIDWKEPWIMGLIAFHALFLMATLLSRRHLNFHMFLFLFALGGVYFAESLNRLLRKHWKSFSTQNYFDPHGVFLSVLWSGPLLVIAMIILINTLFSLCYLIVKWKRAELRHRARLARTKQE, translated from the exons ATGGAGGAAATAAGATCTGCGATGGAGCAACAAATGGATCTGATGGCGGATCTGGTCCAGAAGCTCTCGGGAGAGCTCCGAACCGGATTACAACCTGCCTACGCTAATTTCATAGGTTTTTTCCACGCCATCGATTGGAAG GAACCGTGGATAATGGGATTAATTGCGTTTCATGCTCTGTTTCTAATGGCCACTCTTCTCTCTAGAAGGCATCTCAACTTCCACATGTTCCTCTTCTTATTCGCTT TGGGTGGGGTATACTTCGCGGAGAGTCTCAACCGGCTCTTGAGAAAACACTGGAAGAGCTTCTCAACTCAAAATTACTTTGACCCCCACGGAGTCTTCCTCTCGGTTCTCTGGTCTGGACCACTTCTGGTCATTGCAATGATAATCCTG ATAAACACACTCTTTTCCCTTTGCTACCTGATTGTAAAATGGAAAAGAGCTGAGCTCAGGCATCGTGCAAGGCTTGCTCGTACCAAGCAGGAATAG